The Fusobacterium sp. DD2 genome contains a region encoding:
- a CDS encoding cation-translocating P-type ATPase, which produces MEKYYSKDTNTILKELNSSTSGLSSSEAEERLKKYGKNQLNDGEKISTLAVFLSQFKDFLVIILIIASIVSLISGNVESTIVILVVIVINAILGTVQHVKAEESINSLKSLSSPRIKVLRNGDKIEISSDMVVPGDIMLLEAGDMIPADGRVMESFSLLVNESSLTGESDNVEKQSNVIEDKEIPLGDQKNMVFSGSLVSYGRGEVLVTSTGMNTELGKIAKLLESTKEKTTPLQVSLDNFGKKLSLGIIVLCIIIFIINLFHGVKILDSLMFAVALAVAAIPEALSSIVTIVLAIGTQKLSKENAIVKKLKSVEALGCVGVICSDKTGTLTQNKMTVKKIYVPGKVLNENGLSDHKMSDEYILKESILCNDATNEVGDPTEIALINLAADYNMDFKKVKEEYPRLSEIPFDSDRKLMSTVHKLNNDVIMFTKGAVDSLIPRITHILKGNEITEITKDDLNEIENANTLFAETGLRVLTYAYKVLDKEKEITLDDEDGYIFVGLIGMIDPPRVESKEAVSKCIMAGIKPVMITGDHKVTARTIAREIGIYKDGDNVLEGVDVEKLSDEELKNVVEKTSVYARVSPEHKIRIVTAWQSLGKICAMTGDGVNDAPALKRADIGIAMGITGTEVSKDAASMILTDDNFSTIVKAVTTGRNIYANIKNSIRFLLSGNMAAIIAVIYSSFAGLPVVFAPVHLLFINLLTDSLPAIAIGMEPSHGEVLKDKPRDPKEPILTNEFAGKILLEGFIISIFVVIAFYIGYGNNMDAVKGSTMAFSVLCLARLFHGFNCRGRSSIFGLGLMSNKFSVIAFLIGFILLSAVLMITPLHGIFEVAPVNTNDILTIYGLAFVPTIIIQIAKFIKHKR; this is translated from the coding sequence ATGGAAAAGTATTATTCAAAAGACACAAATACTATTTTAAAAGAGCTCAATAGTTCAACTAGTGGGTTAAGCAGCAGTGAAGCAGAAGAAAGGTTGAAAAAATATGGAAAAAATCAGTTAAATGATGGAGAAAAGATAAGCACTTTAGCTGTTTTTCTTTCTCAGTTTAAGGATTTTCTAGTAATTATTTTGATTATTGCATCAATTGTATCACTTATATCTGGAAATGTGGAAAGTACAATAGTTATTCTTGTTGTAATAGTTATTAATGCAATATTAGGGACTGTACAACATGTAAAAGCTGAAGAGTCAATCAATAGCTTAAAAAGCCTATCTTCACCAAGAATTAAGGTTTTAAGAAATGGAGATAAGATTGAGATTTCATCTGATATGGTTGTTCCTGGAGACATAATGCTCTTAGAAGCAGGAGATATGATTCCAGCAGATGGAAGAGTTATGGAAAGTTTTTCATTACTTGTAAATGAGAGCTCTCTTACTGGAGAATCTGATAATGTAGAAAAGCAAAGCAATGTAATAGAAGATAAAGAGATTCCACTTGGAGATCAGAAGAATATGGTTTTCTCTGGAAGTCTTGTGAGCTATGGTCGTGGAGAGGTTCTTGTTACTTCAACTGGAATGAACACAGAGTTAGGTAAAATTGCAAAATTACTTGAGTCTACGAAGGAAAAGACAACTCCTTTACAGGTATCACTTGACAATTTTGGAAAAAAATTATCTTTAGGAATAATTGTTTTATGTATCATCATCTTTATAATCAATCTTTTCCATGGAGTTAAGATATTAGATTCATTAATGTTTGCTGTTGCATTAGCAGTTGCAGCTATACCAGAAGCACTAAGTTCTATTGTAACTATTGTACTTGCTATTGGAACACAAAAGCTTTCAAAGGAAAATGCAATAGTAAAAAAATTAAAGTCAGTTGAAGCACTTGGCTGTGTTGGAGTAATATGCTCTGATAAAACTGGTACTTTGACACAAAATAAAATGACAGTTAAGAAGATATATGTACCTGGAAAGGTTTTAAATGAAAATGGTCTTTCTGATCACAAGATGTCTGATGAGTATATCTTAAAAGAGAGTATACTATGTAATGATGCTACTAATGAAGTAGGAGACCCTACTGAGATAGCCCTTATTAACTTAGCAGCTGACTATAATATGGATTTTAAAAAGGTCAAAGAGGAATATCCACGTTTAAGTGAGATTCCATTTGATTCAGATAGAAAACTTATGAGTACAGTTCATAAATTAAATAATGACGTTATTATGTTTACTAAAGGTGCTGTAGATTCTCTAATTCCAAGAATTACTCACATATTAAAAGGAAATGAGATTACTGAGATAACTAAAGATGATTTAAATGAGATAGAAAATGCTAATACTTTATTTGCTGAAACTGGATTAAGAGTTCTAACATATGCTTATAAAGTTTTAGATAAAGAAAAAGAAATCACTTTAGATGATGAAGATGGATATATATTTGTAGGATTGATTGGAATGATTGATCCACCTAGAGTTGAGTCAAAAGAAGCAGTTAGTAAGTGTATAATGGCAGGAATTAAACCTGTTATGATTACTGGTGACCACAAGGTTACAGCTCGAACAATTGCAAGAGAGATAGGAATATATAAAGATGGAGACAATGTATTAGAAGGTGTAGATGTTGAAAAACTTAGTGATGAAGAGTTAAAAAATGTAGTTGAGAAAACATCTGTTTATGCAAGAGTTTCTCCTGAACATAAGATAAGAATAGTTACAGCTTGGCAATCACTTGGTAAGATCTGTGCTATGACTGGAGATGGGGTAAATGATGCACCAGCATTAAAAAGAGCTGATATTGGTATTGCAATGGGAATTACTGGAACAGAGGTATCTAAAGATGCTGCATCTATGATCCTTACTGATGATAACTTCTCTACTATAGTAAAAGCTGTTACTACTGGCAGAAATATATATGCAAATATAAAAAATTCAATCAGATTTTTACTTTCAGGTAATATGGCAGCTATAATTGCTGTAATTTACTCGTCATTTGCAGGGCTTCCTGTAGTATTTGCTCCAGTGCATCTTTTATTTATAAATCTTTTAACTGACAGCTTACCAGCTATAGCAATTGGAATGGAACCATCACATGGTGAGGTTTTAAAAGATAAGCCACGTGATCCTAAGGAACCTATTTTAACTAATGAATTTGCAGGTAAGATACTTTTAGAAGGTTTTATAATTTCTATATTTGTAGTAATTGCTTTCTATATAGGGTATGGTAACAATATGGATGCTGTAAAAGGAAGTACAATGGCATTCTCTGTTCTTTGTCTTGCAAGACTATTCCACGGATTTAACTGTCGTGGTAGAAGTAGCATATTTGGATTGGGACTTATGTCAAATAAATTCTCTGTAATAGCTTTCTTAATTGGATTTATTCTACTATCAGCTGTACTTATGATTACTCCTTTACATGGAATATTTGAAGTAGCACCAGTGAATACAAATGATATATTAACAATATATGGACTTGCATTTGTACCAACTATTATCATTCAAATTGCTAAATTTATAAAACATAAAAGATAA